The sequence aatgtGCCacataaatattggctgtttttttacataataatgcacatatatcgggtactagcatcatttaGACGTGCTAAAtgactgaaatcttcacaattttggcatttttgttaaattttagacagtttccgTCTCAAATATGGCCGCATTCgttttcattcataatattgaaatgaaagttgtatttgatgaaaatacataacatatataataaaattaacggtaccaattttcttgcaccagatgcgcatttcgataATACatatctcttcagtgatgctcgtggccaaaagatttgaaatccaaagcttatataaaagatgaagagctagaATCCAAGAGGTTCAAAACGTATAGCCAATTCTgagaaaggaatcagagctttgcatgagggagatacattccttaatttaaaataatttctatcattttgtaacagcaaattttaaaaacacaaaaaaatccgtattttcatgccagtaccgaagtactggttACTGgcctggtgataccctcggggactaatggttgaggatgaacacggatgcggccattttcattttttacaaagcACATATGAAAAGTGTCGtctttttgcatatttgatagattctTCATATTAAAGCTttaatcggagcgtttttaatgacttaatcagttaaattctttcatataaactaattgaatcaattgaaagagacacttaagtgtttataAAGTGTCCCAAGTCTTTCGTTTGATGAACCTAAATTTTGAGGCCAatatcggcccttaccggaccgtCTCCTtttgcaaataattttattatgatatattattaTCAAGTGATAGCTAGACCATACAAATCGGTTGAGTCCAATAATAAATTCGTTTATTCCAAAAGCAAGTACAGCTAATATGTATAGGGTATATATACAGTTTTTGACAAAGTTATTATACATGCACCATGTGACATAAACAGACATATAATactaacatgttaaaaatacatTCAAATACATTATCTTATTctgatacaatacaatattaaaagtataaaattatgaaattcatgaaattgataaaagttaccgtggttgttttttttttagcaaattttaagtattttcaaagcttgttcagttctttaatattttgtacagatCACACTCATATCAATTTATAAGTAGAGTAGTGTCTCCAATAccattatttgatatattttcccCTAATATCAGCATATTAATTACATTCtaatcaaaaaaattaaaatcgtcttcAAGGTAAAAAATgaaaccacaaaaaaataaagtcttGCCCTTATCAATCTTTTGATGTTAATCTTGTATATTTTCACAGATTTACAATTTTGGATTTATCAACTTCATTTCTTTGtgatttacatatataaagaatacaaaagAGGAGACACAGATTCCTATTGATTCCCTTTGCATACGGCCAACAGCGCATTAAAACATTTCCGATAATTTACCATTCCTCCATCTGgaaaatgatttcaaattcaTATCCATTGAtttaaggaagctggcttgtcatgttttggattttttgtcagattttcggaatcctctggttttatccatttaaatgcGTTGAAAAAATTTGcccggtgacccccatttttctttttgtaaatcttttacatgtattatgataagccatctgtaaaagtcttataaaattttgattaaatactttttaacagtttttgagaacttcaacttgtcaatgataaagctatgaaaagtcatagagagaatattttcccggcaaaatttcaatggctaatatctcgaaaacaagcacggtgacctatatattttttttgctcatttgattcctttattaattcccctatcaatataaaatagtgttttgaaaagttaattgctttgaaactgagaagccaACTCCCTTAATTAATTACATTAGATAACTTCCCtataataccacatcttataaattttttatCACAATTTAAAATGTGTAACACTGTCAAAAGCTCGtctataaaacaacaatataaaCGTTTTCCTTTTCTTAAAGTATTGGTAATTAGTGAATGAAGGGCAAATATAACATCTGCAGTTCCAAGGCTAGGACAGAATCCGTATTGCACATCTGTAAGTAAGTTGTTTCTAAAACACCATTCTGACAGCCAAGTATCTATGATGGAAGTTAACAATTCCCAATTTGTGAAACCAACGAAATACCACGATTTCTTTAAGGACCATCCACATTCCCTTTCCTAAACACCGGTGGCATAATACATTTAAGCAACATCAACGGGAAACCTCCtgtattttaaatgttataaaatagtTTACACAGGAGTTtggtcaaaagtaaaatcacaaaaatactgaactccaaggaaaattcaaaaaggaaagtccccaatcaaatggcaacatcaaaagttcaaaataaaggcaacagtagtataccgctgttaaaaactCGTAactctatggacaaaaaacaaaattgggataacaaactaaaactgagggaaacgcattaaatataagaggagaacaactacacaacattaaaatgtaacacacacagaaacggactaagcattagacaaaatccgatgagaataacaaatataacatcaaaaccaaatacatgaatttggaatagacaagtaccgtgacacgtcttatcgcaatgtgaattacACTCAAGAGCAAActaacgactcaacgttaaaatgtaatacacacagaaacgaactataatataacaatgaccatattcctgacttggtacagggtaTTTTTAAAGgcaaaaatggtgggttgaaactggttttgtggcatggcaaacctcgcacttttatggccatgtgaaatataacatcaaaatgacaacacaacaccacaaaatagatataacaaaaaacagacttaacagtaaaagtaataattataaataaaataatagtgtggttcaaagtatgacgggatagatatgtacagagtcacgtcaaatatatatcacaaaaaacagacttaacagttaTAGTaatattaatagataaaataattttgtcatttaaagtaTGACAAGATACATAGGAACAGAGTcacatcataaaataatttagtcGTTCAAATTATGATGGGATACATAAGCAGAGttacgtcaaatggatatctaaaaacagacttaacattaaaagtaatattgataaagacaaataaaagaataatacaGCATGTACGTCATTACGATGATAAACAACGTGAGTACGCAAAATCTGTATTTCAAGatcatcgtgtattatttgtgaagttgatacggaatatttatcaacaagttcttggTAACTTCCGATgatttttgtttagaaaaaggacgagacgttattggacatacccctggttcatcaaatTTCTGCTCatacactggtgacgttttacaaagtctgaataggcGCTGCAGGCTCTTACATACCAAATAagttgaaaaatgcatattcCATATggaggtgaagttggtatattgctacgaAGGTGGGGgaaatgataatataaaaatcaaaatcgtctcgtttgtcaatACAGCTTTACCAGTAATAAGTTATTCATTTGGTAGTTTTCAAACCCAAGAGTTTTATCTCGTTTAAATTGTCGTAATCCATAATTTAGTTCATTTTCAGTGAAGGGGCATCTAATTCTTAGAACACATTTTGCACTGCCCCTTTTAATTTTCGTATTTGTAACGAGTTTTTCCCTAAcactaaaattttgtaaatgcatTTGAAATCGTTCCAGTGTTATATAATTCACATAACTATTCCGTGTCCTTTTAAATTTTCGGAATTTCTTTTTCTGGTTATTTCTTCGCAACCGATTCAACAAAGTACTTTGTTGGCTACTGTCTTTTGAGTCTCATCTCTGTGTTTGTGGTTCTGTTTAGCAATGTTAAGTTTAAGTCTGTTGTCATCTATACGGTTtccgttaatttttttaacgcTGATATATTTTGTCTACGTAAAGTTTTACAGTTCTCTATTATACGTGGTTTGATGATTTCAAAATACTTTTTGGGGGTACTAGCTACTAGTATATTTGTCAACACAAAATTCGCATTTGTTGCTGTGTTTACTTCAACTTGATTATACTATTAACAAattgcaatcaacagttttttttaattcttcgaCACACTCACGAATTTTGTGCTCGTGTTCCATCAGGTTTTAGAACAGATCATCAAACTTTTGGGAGTTAACCAATAATTCGCTCATGATATCATCCTTGTCCCCTTCATCCATTCTAATAgtattataaacaaattttgaacgggtacattttttattcacagtttcaaaacacttcatatgaattatttaattagCAACGCTTGGTATGCATGTAACAATAGCTAAAAACTTATGTAGctttaaatgtaaagaaatgGTAAAGTTAAGTGTAAGTTTAGGTTTATAGTATTTAGGGAAAAGGTCTCCATATTTTcgatttcttttttatgttaaacATTGCCActgctttttttgtttatttttgttattatgtcGCCCGattgacatattgcttttcctctgttttttttctgtattattatgtcacccgatcggcaatgtcgggtgacatattgctattcctctgtttctttttccctattattatttttcttccacctAATTTTGTCCGCCCGCTTTCCCGGAACCTAAGGAACCAATCTAAATGAAAGTTCACTATGACAAGGAACCCTGACTTTCGAGTTGCAGTGCAACTTTGGAActaaaaaatggctgccgttaccatggaaacagaacaaatgtgaaaaaattcagtttttggttgtaaTGAATTATTTGGATATGCAtaaactcagaatcattatattttgatacaatgtaggtgcccactatatattgattttggaggatttggcaatcattggaactggtatgttgccatggatactacaccaaaaatttcaaaaatattgaaatgctccaaattttataaaacttcacagtaacgatgaacAACATTGGTAGATGGGGAAATTGGGGTTGAAATTTCGAAAATATctgccgtaaccatggaaacaatgcaaaacagGTCAAAATGGTCCAAGAACCTAAAAGTAGCATTTACTTTcttaaaatggtaggtcaaattGATTGAAACTTTGATGGTATGCTCCCTCCCATGTACCAATGTGGCATATGCCATTACATTTTGGGAATAGTCTCTGTTGCCATAGGaaccaatcaaaatgtcaaaaatttcaaaaatttcaaaatgctccaaaattaATGAAACTTGTTGACTGTCAAGAGTGCATGAgacttttgaagttggaatttccaaaatggctaccgttgccatggaaactgcaaaaatgtcagatattttcgaaatgctccaaacttaatgaTACTTAATCTTATTGTTAGCTGGCATGTCTAGATGATATTTtagactttggaattttcaaaatggctgccgttgccatggaaacagaagaaatgtgaaacttttgacaaTGCTCAaaatgtactgaaaatttaaagaacGATAAATCGCAATGCGTTGATCTACATTcactgttaaattgttttcgaaTGGCTGCCGCTTattggcaataggggaagggtgacatccgctattgcttgcaatgacAATTCTAGTTTTACCTTGTAGTTACTTTCACTATCTTTGTTTACTGAAGGCTTTAATTATCAATcgattttttcataaaacaatgATAATAAAACGCATATCTGCTACTTTAAACATATCATGCCTTGTATGAGCAACAACCCATTGTTTTCAGGTATACAAACTGTATGATATTgacaaaggaaaaaaaatctgtttaaccTGTAACAAGTAATTAATTGGTGCCCGCACTTAATGTCCGATCGGTAACAACATTATACACAGAGCAAAACAAAAGGTTGAATGTGCTTAAGGTCATGTATGCCATGCACCATATAACCTTTGAGAAAAATTTAGTCAAGACAAATGCAGGTTTTCATTCAGTGAAACAACAAAGggaatttgttcatattttaagGGATCAAAATTCTGAAACAATATATGATACAGTACTAATATTTAACCTCTATCTGTGTATAAATTGCTTGCTTCTTTTACGAGTGAATGTGAGGCAGTTTACTTCCTTATAACAATGAACTAGGTACATAAATGTCAAATTAGTTACAGTGAATTAATGTTTGTAGACCGTTGTTTATCATATTATTATGATAAGTGATGTGTTTTTGCTGCAGTGAAgatgttaatattatttttacagaaCATGCGAAATGAAGGTATAcgtgtaaaagtaaaataataaaacataccGAActcaaagaaaattcaaaacggtcagtcctttatcaaatgactAAATCAattctcaaacacatcaaacaaatgaaaaacacttttcaaattcctgacttggttctaACATTtccttttgtagaaaaaaagtttgaaattcaTTAAATTGGAGAGAAAGCcgtttttttatcattctggTTTTGTATTCTAATGATCTTTCTTAAAGATGGTTAATACCTAGTTGGTCGATTAAGCTAATTTCTGGTTACAAGtgctggcgtattaaattataagccttgtaccttttataactattatcattttgtaattgtattgtttatttgtgtaatttTCTGCCCTATATGTTCTTCCTTTAtgtgtattgtagtcctgtcatgtaatgttgtcattttagtgttatatttaacattgcaataaaagcgggaggtttggctagacaaaaaaacccagattcaacccaccattttttcttaaaatttcctgtaccaagtcaggaaaatgacaattgttatcTCACAGTTCGATTCTGTGAGTGTGTTGCACCATCGTTTGGTTATTGTTGCACTAAAGTgtgtctgttgtttcgttgatttatgaatttcgaacagcggtatactaccgATGCCTTTATGTATTGCTATCTTAACCTCGAGTTTTAATGACATGACAGTCACGTAGAATTCCACTACATCTACAACAATGTAttagcaaaacaaacagacacaaaagGTAAGAACGCCAAAAATTGGGACACATCAGTTAACATTGTGTGCTAATCTTAATAGctataaaaaaactatgtcaagATTCAATTTAAATGTGAGTCACATGCTTATATCTTACATAGTGTCAGAGAAATAAACTTTgagatgaatttaaaatttgccGTACCTTGTCTTTCAATCAAATTCattaaattgatacaaaaaggatttttttttagataaattagAAAAAGGGTGAATAATGATTTGATATcaagaaaatatgacaaatccgatcatacttttatttttagttcATAAGAAACATCAAAATACTAATCATATATTTGACATCAGAGTTTTGAATAGTTAGTGACGAATAAAGATTAGGAGAAGAATAACAGGGAATGTATAAAATGCCACACAAAGTGGTAACATAATACTTAAAACGACTAAAAATAAGGAAGTACGAGTACCTGAGTTTCAAACggcctttttgttttttatattttccctAAAAATAGGCAGAAcaaccatttgttttttttcttttttatattatcatttacTACTTAAGAAATGGGAAAGCAGCTTATGGTCAAACGACAAATATTCGGTGCCTATAAAGGACGATtggatatttttgtaatatgaaTATTCTCGGTTGTATACTATAAAAGAggtacgaaagataccagaggaagtcaaactcataaaactAACAACGCCGGGCTAGAAATGACAGAAgacaaaaacagacaaacaatagaacacatgacgcaacatagaaaattaaagaaaaagcaacacgaaccccatatATAAAGATAGATAGGAATGATTTATAAGGATTTTAAAGGGAAAACACCATTAATCCGATTCCAAACAAATAAATCTCAATCCTGACTTAGAAATAGAACATAATAGGTGCAGAAACCGCAGATTCCCCCATTAAGTTCATGGTTAAACACTGCCGGGGATCTTACGCCCGAGGTGAGTCAAGCATGCTTTCATGAGACTTACAGAAGttaatgtattttacatttgGGTGGTCATATAGGACAAGTAATGATTTATTCTGCACCACACATATTTCTTTAACAACTCATTAGAACTTGTATGACTGAAATGTTtggaaaatcaaaaatagaaaaattttaAGAGCTTGAAATAGAAAAGAAAGGGCATGTAATACTCGCCCATGACACAAAATTATTACATGCACAGTTAAACCACACAAACCAAAGGAACAGCGCTTTGTTTTACTTGATCTGTAATCTAGTAAGACATGACAAATAACATAGTTATATATTTCATAGTTCATTCAACATAATAATTTATCCTTTTCAGTAATTGCTTCTGAAACATGTACACCTGTTCCCTTTGATAAAGTAATATTAAATTCTGCTATGTCCACACACTTTGTTTTACGAGTACATACACGCTTTGGTTTAACAATTAATTCTTTTCTGTCTGAAGAACAACCGTCACATGCATCATTCTGTCCAAGATGCTTATCGCCTGCAAAATACATCTGAGTTATGAGAGTTTTGTGTCCTTTCTTaccatttattttgaaatgtagatGGGCAGGTCGAAAATCCGATTCAAATTCACTCATCGTGTATTTTCCAGGATAAATTGTTTTAAGTTTATATATtccatttttgtttgttgttacaTATCCTCTACATTTAGTTTCATTTCTATATTCTCCGTCATGGTCTGCTTGCCACATTTCGACTTTAACGCCCTGTAAAGGAGTTTTACAGTCCTGCGCAAATACTACTCCAAACACATATAAAggtgcattttgttttttgtatcgACAAAACAGTCTCTGGTGGGGCGGATTAGGATAATAGAATGGCCCTTCGATATCAGAACTTGTAGGTTCATTACATTTCATTTCTGAGGACTCAATCATAAGAGAGAGTAATAAGGTAAGAATAATAAAACACTTCTCCATACCTGAAATCAATCTGATCTGAAAAGCTGGTTGTTGAGATATCATTATCCTTCTATCAGAATTTTGTTTTGTACGGCCACACAGTTATACAAGTTACTTGATCTTATCggttcttatatatatttataaaaagtttgttCCGCCATGTTTATATCCGCAATATTAGGAAGCCTGTCATGAAATGTCAGTAGGTTTTGTTTGATCaatgtttcacattttattgCGTCTCAGATAAGGCGAAATCCAGAAAAATCCAGATGTTCTACTTTTCAACAGTCTGAACTGTATTAACTTAATATGACATTTTCTAGCTTGATCACCTATAAAAAGAGtcatttgttatataaaatgtaattatttgatGGTCTATGAAACTATACTTCCTTGTACAGTACAAACAGGATTTTAACGTGACCTTCGATGCGTATACTAAAAGTCCTGTTGCCCTTGCCTTATATTTCAGATcatgctttttattttttgacaagTAATGTTGAGATATCATTAAACGACTTTAAATAGAAGTTCGAATATCTATTCTGAATTATGCTATCtgtatatgaatatttaaatgtaactaCGGGTATCTGTCGAGCGAGGGCTTACATTTTATCACACTATAGAGATAGGAGATggtcttgttttaaaaataaatgtctcTGTTTATACGACATCAAGTATGTACAtcacattatacatgtatattgaaagCCAAAAATACTGTTAGAATCTacattaatagttatcaaaggttccagGGTTATAATACGCTAGACGGGCGTttatctacataagacttatcagtgacgctcagatcagtGTTAAGcttaacaagtacaaagtttcaaagcattgaggacccaaaattctaaaaagttgtgataaatacggctaaggtaatcaagtcctgaaataaaaaatatccttAGTTTTCGACTAATTCCAAGTTGTGTCAACAGGAAGTTTACaacaatgaccatataattgatattcatgtaaacaccgaagtgctgactactgggcaggtgataccctcggggtcAAAACGTctaccagcagaggcatcgacccagtaatgtaaagttatcaaaggtaccaggattataatgaaatacgccagacgggcgtttcgtctatataagacgcatcagtgacactcagatcaaaacagttgtgcagccaaacaagtacagagTTGAAGAGCAGTGAAAACCCAATGTCCTACTAGTTATGTCAAAACACACATTTCTTCTACTTATTCAtacattttgtcatgacaaatgtTGATCACCAAAACTTCTTAGCATTAAGAAATCGAAATCGAAATTAAGtcgaataaattttataatcctGTCGATGGCAAACATATGTAAATTGATTCCGATGACACGAAGTTCGGAAGTATAAAATTTCAACCACAATAATGCCGAATTGAAGAGGAAAATACAAATAGAATGCTTTCTTAGGTAACCTgatcattttcatattgaactcaagctgtttaaaaaggaaaataacaaaaaataccgaactcaaaaGTAAATTCCAATTGTAAAGTCCCttattaaaagatcaaaatcatcaaacgaattgaaaaTAACTATcaatttcctgacttggtaaggacatttccttatgtagaaaatgaattAGACAAACCTGCTTGTTTACAGGTTAAATGACATGTTTATGGTGACCGATAATTAATTTCTTGGTTGATCGGCCAAGCGGAACTTAATGTGATGCGATTATTTTATGAGATAAATAGGGAAACGAATTCGAATGGCCAAAGCCGATTAAAAATGAATCGTTTGTACTGAAATTCATTAATCACAATCACGTTAGGTGTAGTGTCCGGCTAGGATTGTGGTTTTTCGAGTGATTTGGTCTAATTTTTCGAGTGTAGTTCGGGCTTTTTCGAGTGTTAAAACATTCGATTAGTTGAATTCACGGATATTTCGTAACTAAAACAGCTTTTAACATTACTACCCATCTTATATTGAATACTTCAtatgttttgatgaaaaaaagctcaatttctttgtatttaataaaaaaaaacagtgtttgtTTGTCCGGTTTTTTTCGAGAGCAACTGTGAAGTCTTCCGGGTTTTAAGACAAATGGTCCggttttttaacaaaaaatttgaaGGTATTTTAggttttaaaacatgatttttttctagtaTATACCTGTAATTAAGTGAAGGAAAATATCATATGTTTCCAAGaagtcattaaaaatatatcaaaatgaatctattttttcaatttaatgcaactattttgttttgagAGCGTTGTACAACTACTTTCAAGAATTCATTTAGAAATAACTTGATCCTTAACATAATGGTGTCTAGAACATTATGCAAGGAACTCATATTCATTTTAACTTTATGTCATGCTACTTTTGATTTTACAGttaataatatttcttttggTGAACTCCGGagattaataaaagaaacatattgataacaaaacatatattaacCACATTTTTTTGCCAttaaacacaaaattttaataaaatatcagaCTAAATGAACTATAAAATGAATAGTTCATTTGCTTAAATATGATCATTTAGCAAtgatagacaaaaacaaaatgtgaataTTATATTATGCTATCACCAGCTTGATTGTCCAGTGCTTCGAACGACACCAGGAACAACATTGTAATGTCTTggtttatattcatattttccacTTATTAGACACTTTGCTTTTATTGAAAGGAGTTATCATGGTGTTAAGTTGCTGTAGGACCAATTATTATATTTGCATAATAAGACTCCTCCTCACAGTTGTAGCATTAAGTCATTTTCGGTTtccatttcttaaaaataattaaaaaaatacaagatacAAGACAAATAGATAATGAAATATCTAAGATATATACTCTTTTAAGAATATACATCTCATCTTATACAATATATGTATGAACGTCTCAATTCGAATTGTCTATGCTTATGGTCCAGACCATATGCATATTCTCATATGGTCAAActgtacgcgtatggtcggacaatatgaaagatataggaagatgtggtatgagtgtcgatgagacaactctccatcccaaaatcaatttataaaagtaaaccattataggccaaggtacggccttcaacacagggccttggctcacatcaaaCAATAACCTATAAAGGGCTCTTAAAATGACTAgttcaaaatcattcaaacgggaaaacgaACGGTTGAGGTGTTGCACGGGGtagattttttaataaacaaa is a genomic window of Mytilus trossulus isolate FHL-02 chromosome 1, PNRI_Mtr1.1.1.hap1, whole genome shotgun sequence containing:
- the LOC134692884 gene encoding catechol 1,2-dioxygenase-like, encoding MISQQPAFQIRLISGMEKCFIILTLLLSLMIESSEMKCNEPTSSDIEGPFYYPNPPHQRLFCRYKKQNAPLYVFGVVFAQDCKTPLQGVKVEMWQADHDGEYRNETKCRGYVTTNKNGIYKLKTIYPGKYTMSEFESDFRPAHLHFKINGKKGHKTLITQMYFAGDKHLGQNDACDGCSSDRKELIVKPKRVCTRKTKCVDIAEFNITLSKGTGVHVSEAITEKDKLLC